The proteins below come from a single Salinivibrio kushneri genomic window:
- a CDS encoding S8 family peptidase — translation MAKKNEFDKPHFFFSSSGSPHEFTSRSPGGSNKVVIPAQDRASHSEKLRQDIQNVATDLTDLKRSIPASELSMGVGIQVEFESFPDVGMAVQSLANDPQGIVLHNVKTVEQDGQNTTLATAYVPEGKLSFYQKKLNDYEKYKKNSNGVAADHQKLIDSIKSIKRAAFSAIWADDISLLPEDKEADVWWEVWLATPRKSHQTHNHYLEIVSDFSRLADLAEIEVSEVQLRFPEHTVVQVKASQRKLEENATLLFRVSEIRYPKVTAEFFDSMEPTEQRMWSDELLHRLNHTYTADSPYICIIDSGVNVQHPLLSCFADLPDQRTITDDGDPTDAIGHGTSMAGLAMWGDLTDRLSSTNTETITHRLESVKTIRFNGDNAGKSLGRVTEDAVSEIEIYEPERSRIYSMSLSSGKGTDRGRASSWSSAMDMLAVDFLGEGALPRLFTVCAGNTAPIGSFEYPQHNYLSDVHDPAQAWNVLTVGAYTEKDIITEPGDYQPLAPRGGLSPYSTTSLEWERKNSPIKPEVVFEGGNIGRDDIGCAGMPDLELLTTNHDFSRRHFRCANATSAATALAARFAAQILSKYPKLWPETVRALTVHSADWTDEMYSLISAERGNGNIRKADMAKLVRKVGFGVPNLDKALSSASNSLYMVVQDELQPYIRPKPGKAKTKDMHLHDLPWPVDELQKIGEADVELTITLSYFIEPNPSSRNALDKYSYASHQLRFDVKHQGESDHQFMLRINAKAEGEKPESLADGNWLLGKQQRHRGSIHKDVWRGSAADLAARGKIAVYPANGWWKTRHAHEKYHSKARYALVVSLSVPEVDVDLYSEVRTKIDAEVMTKAVAEI, via the coding sequence ATGGCCAAAAAAAACGAATTTGATAAACCCCACTTCTTTTTCAGCTCCTCCGGCAGTCCTCATGAGTTTACGTCTCGCTCCCCAGGAGGCTCAAACAAGGTAGTGATTCCTGCTCAGGACAGGGCTTCTCACAGCGAAAAGCTACGCCAAGATATCCAAAATGTTGCTACTGACTTAACGGACCTTAAACGGAGCATTCCTGCATCGGAGCTCTCAATGGGCGTTGGTATTCAGGTTGAGTTTGAAAGCTTTCCAGACGTTGGCATGGCCGTTCAGAGTCTTGCTAATGATCCCCAAGGTATTGTGCTACACAATGTCAAAACAGTGGAGCAAGATGGACAGAATACGACTCTTGCGACGGCGTATGTGCCAGAGGGTAAGTTAAGCTTCTATCAAAAAAAGCTGAATGATTACGAAAAATACAAAAAAAATTCGAACGGTGTCGCGGCTGACCATCAAAAACTGATTGATTCAATAAAATCTATCAAGCGTGCTGCTTTCTCTGCTATCTGGGCTGACGATATCAGTCTTCTGCCCGAAGACAAAGAAGCGGATGTTTGGTGGGAAGTATGGTTAGCAACACCGAGGAAGAGTCACCAAACCCATAACCACTACCTTGAAATAGTCTCTGATTTTTCTCGATTAGCGGATCTTGCTGAGATTGAGGTCTCTGAAGTTCAGCTTCGTTTTCCTGAACACACTGTTGTTCAAGTAAAAGCTAGTCAAAGAAAGCTTGAAGAAAATGCAACACTCCTCTTCAGGGTATCAGAGATACGTTACCCGAAGGTCACGGCGGAATTTTTTGATTCGATGGAGCCTACAGAGCAGCGAATGTGGTCTGATGAGCTTCTCCACCGTTTAAACCATACCTATACAGCCGACTCTCCTTATATTTGCATAATCGACTCCGGCGTGAACGTACAGCATCCATTATTGTCTTGCTTTGCCGATTTGCCAGATCAGAGAACAATAACCGATGATGGTGATCCTACTGATGCGATAGGTCATGGCACAAGTATGGCTGGTTTAGCGATGTGGGGAGATCTCACTGATAGGTTAAGTTCGACAAATACTGAAACGATTACCCATCGGCTAGAGTCAGTGAAAACCATTAGATTTAATGGTGATAATGCTGGGAAGTCTCTAGGGAGAGTAACCGAAGATGCGGTATCAGAAATAGAGATCTATGAACCCGAACGTTCACGAATTTATTCCATGTCACTGTCATCAGGAAAAGGAACGGATAGAGGGCGGGCGTCATCGTGGTCGAGTGCAATGGATATGCTTGCGGTAGATTTTCTGGGCGAAGGGGCCCTTCCTAGGCTCTTCACTGTTTGTGCAGGGAATACGGCCCCTATCGGAAGTTTTGAGTATCCACAACATAATTATCTAAGCGATGTACATGACCCTGCTCAAGCTTGGAATGTGTTAACTGTCGGCGCATATACCGAGAAAGATATCATAACAGAACCAGGCGACTATCAACCATTGGCACCTAGAGGGGGGCTTTCTCCCTATTCAACTACATCTCTTGAATGGGAAAGGAAGAATTCGCCGATTAAGCCAGAGGTTGTGTTTGAGGGAGGTAATATTGGTCGAGACGATATCGGTTGTGCTGGTATGCCAGATTTAGAGCTACTCACAACCAATCATGACTTCTCTAGACGACATTTTCGATGTGCAAATGCAACCAGTGCTGCTACTGCATTAGCTGCAAGGTTTGCTGCTCAGATCCTATCGAAGTATCCAAAGCTTTGGCCTGAAACAGTAAGGGCTCTAACGGTACACTCCGCCGATTGGACGGATGAAATGTACTCACTGATTTCTGCGGAGCGAGGTAATGGCAACATTAGAAAAGCTGATATGGCCAAATTGGTACGCAAAGTTGGCTTTGGTGTACCCAATTTGGATAAAGCACTAAGCAGCGCAAGCAATTCGTTATATATGGTGGTTCAGGATGAACTGCAGCCATACATAAGACCAAAACCGGGAAAAGCTAAGACTAAAGATATGCATCTACATGACCTGCCATGGCCCGTTGATGAACTACAAAAAATTGGTGAAGCGGATGTAGAGCTCACGATTACTTTGTCATACTTTATCGAGCCAAATCCATCTAGTCGCAATGCATTAGACAAATACAGTTATGCCAGCCATCAGTTAAGATTCGACGTTAAGCACCAGGGTGAATCTGACCATCAGTTCATGCTAAGGATTAATGCTAAGGCCGAGGGTGAAAAACCGGAATCCTTAGCCGACGGAAATTGGTTACTAGGAAAGCAGCAACGTCATAGAGGATCAATTCACAAAGATGTTTGGCGAGGTAGTGCTGCAGATCTTGCTGCACGAGGAAAGATAGCCGTTTATCCTGCTAATGGCTGGTGGAAGACCCGACATGCTCATGAAAAGTACCATTCAAAAGCTCGCTACGCGTTAGTAGTGTCACTATCCGTTCCAGAGGTTGATGTGGATTTGTATAGCGAAGTGCGGACGAAGATTGATGCTGAAGTGATGACTAAAGCAGTCGCTGAAATTTGA
- a CDS encoding AAA family ATPase — translation MASSNHIKALLQSHIDRDDDRFVSVALQVAAHEARNGHGKLAQELKGLVEKAKKRSASNLPVSIAAGVKDASGLLVTTHPQLRFSDLIVSSAVKGRLERLVKEQKHLTTLKNHGLSPRRKLLLAGKPGTGKTFTASVLAGELDFPLFEVRLDAVITKYLGESSAKLRQIFDTIKEVRGVYFFDEFDALGSHRGSNNDVGEARRILNSFLQMIEQDDSNSVIVCATNHIEALDHALFRRFDDVVRYELPSEDEITKLFRSRLEPYVAKNFSWKRLTTIAQGLSNAEITLAANDAIKEMLIHGYSSISTKMLMQAIEDRKSISQHFME, via the coding sequence ATGGCTAGCTCCAACCATATCAAAGCTTTGCTGCAATCACATATTGACAGAGATGACGACCGGTTTGTTTCTGTTGCGCTCCAGGTAGCTGCTCATGAAGCTAGGAATGGTCATGGCAAGCTTGCGCAAGAGCTGAAAGGACTAGTTGAAAAAGCGAAGAAGAGAAGCGCGAGCAATTTACCGGTTTCCATTGCAGCTGGTGTTAAAGATGCTTCTGGCTTACTGGTTACAACTCATCCTCAATTGCGCTTCTCAGACTTAATTGTATCTAGCGCCGTTAAAGGGCGATTAGAGCGGTTGGTCAAGGAACAAAAGCATCTAACAACGCTCAAGAACCACGGCCTCTCTCCCAGGAGAAAGCTCCTGCTGGCAGGGAAGCCTGGTACAGGGAAAACGTTTACTGCGTCAGTTTTAGCTGGAGAACTAGACTTTCCTCTTTTCGAGGTTCGTTTAGATGCTGTGATTACAAAATATCTCGGTGAGTCGTCTGCTAAGCTTCGGCAAATATTTGATACGATAAAAGAAGTTCGTGGTGTTTACTTTTTTGATGAGTTTGATGCCCTAGGATCGCATCGTGGTTCGAACAATGATGTTGGTGAAGCCAGACGTATTCTGAATAGCTTTTTGCAGATGATTGAGCAAGATGACTCCAATAGCGTCATAGTCTGCGCAACAAACCATATTGAAGCGCTAGATCATGCGTTATTTCGTCGTTTTGATGATGTGGTTCGATATGAATTGCCGTCGGAAGACGAAATAACAAAGCTGTTTCGTTCTCGTTTAGAGCCATACGTAGCGAAGAATTTTTCTTGGAAGCGGCTTACCACGATTGCTCAAGGGTTGAGCAATGCAGAGATAACTTTAGCTGCAAATGATGCAATCAAAGAAATGTTGATTCATGGTTACAGCTCAATTAGCACTAAAATGCTGATGCAGGCCATTGAGGATAGGAAAAGTATTAGCCAGCACTTTATGGAGTAA
- a CDS encoding helix-turn-helix transcriptional regulator, with the protein MRLIKLSEVKHMTGLGRSTIYNLMKDGTFPKSVPLGGRAVAWVESEVEEWVMARIAERDSEVDF; encoded by the coding sequence ATGAGATTAATTAAATTGAGCGAAGTAAAGCACATGACAGGCCTTGGCCGTTCAACCATCTACAACCTGATGAAAGACGGCACCTTCCCCAAAAGCGTTCCCCTGGGAGGCCGAGCGGTTGCGTGGGTAGAAAGTGAAGTCGAAGAGTGGGTGATGGCAAGGATAGCGGAGAGGGATAGTGAGGTGGACTTCTGA
- the radC gene encoding RadC family protein yields the protein MRTSHTPLFTPADNYPAHQPSDLNQLLELAAEALAQKYKREGTFTSPKNVMEYLKLKLGAYDREVFALMLLDNQHRLIQFDILFFGTIDAASIYPREVAKAALSHNAAAVIFAHNHPSGIAEPSQADRHITDKLIKALGLIDVRVLDHVVVGEDCVSFAERGWIPVV from the coding sequence ATGCGTACGTCACACACTCCCCTGTTCACCCCTGCAGACAACTACCCTGCCCATCAGCCATCTGATTTGAATCAGCTCTTAGAGCTCGCGGCAGAAGCACTGGCACAAAAGTACAAACGCGAAGGCACCTTCACGAGCCCTAAAAACGTGATGGAGTACTTAAAGCTCAAACTCGGCGCGTACGATCGTGAAGTGTTTGCGTTGATGCTGCTGGATAACCAACATCGGCTGATCCAGTTCGATATCCTGTTCTTTGGCACCATTGATGCCGCGTCTATCTATCCACGCGAAGTGGCAAAAGCGGCACTGAGTCACAATGCAGCCGCCGTTATCTTTGCCCACAACCACCCATCCGGGATTGCCGAGCCGTCACAAGCAGACCGTCATATCACTGACAAGCTGATCAAAGCGTTGGGCCTTATTGATGTTCGCGTTTTAGATCATGTGGTTGTCGGTGAAGACTGTGTGTCTTTCGCCGAGCGAGGCTGGATCCCAGTCGTGTAG
- a CDS encoding tyrosine-type recombinase/integrase: MSEVQAIKDAETVQLIGHLLSIRYHRQMADVWYIGLNLALRISDLLAIRFDDIHGDRLRIKERKTGKIADIQLNSKTLARIEKIRADHPDHVYLFQSHRCQQIKQLPPKPLSRRAVTLAFQQVGQELNLSLGTHSMRKTRGYMLYQATKDIGRVMKMLRHTSEGITLRYIGITQEDVDNDFIALEI, translated from the coding sequence ATGTCAGAAGTTCAAGCCATCAAAGATGCTGAGACTGTTCAGCTTATCGGCCACCTATTGAGTATTCGTTATCATCGCCAAATGGCCGACGTCTGGTATATCGGGTTAAACCTGGCGTTACGTATCTCCGATCTGCTTGCCATTCGGTTCGACGACATCCACGGTGACCGGTTGCGAATCAAAGAGCGTAAGACAGGTAAGATTGCTGATATCCAGCTCAACTCCAAAACACTGGCGCGCATTGAAAAGATACGGGCAGACCATCCTGACCACGTCTACCTGTTTCAATCTCACCGCTGTCAGCAGATTAAGCAGTTGCCGCCTAAACCGCTCTCTCGGCGTGCTGTTACTCTGGCCTTTCAACAGGTTGGGCAAGAGCTCAACCTCTCGTTAGGGACGCACTCAATGCGAAAAACACGCGGTTATATGCTGTATCAAGCCACAAAAGATATTGGTCGGGTGATGAAAATGCTGCGTCATACCTCAGAAGGCATCACGCTTCGTTATATTGGTATTACACAGGAGGATGTCGACAATGATTTTATTGCCTTAGAGATATGA
- a CDS encoding inovirus Gp2 family protein, producing MNQHTYEGFPILLPVNECKGRCLDKIREVLADGCHDYKNLTIARLDLRFPAIDESDDFLMRDEVFSLRRRRKDTVKVFIRAIELEMAKQECEKRAKGKRMHRCKVRYVWARERDGSHNDHYHFALVLNKDRFYRWGKFENVECGDGLYNIIARAWAKAIGLCNNQAMGLVHIPDNSIYYLHGRPESSERAEQEYKDIFYRLSYLAKKRTKRRNEGFRCFGSSTK from the coding sequence ATGAATCAACATACCTATGAGGGGTTTCCCATTCTCCTACCTGTTAATGAATGTAAGGGAAGGTGTTTAGATAAAATAAGAGAGGTGCTAGCTGATGGATGTCATGACTATAAAAACCTCACTATTGCTCGTCTTGACTTAAGGTTTCCAGCTATTGATGAGTCTGATGACTTTCTGATGCGTGATGAGGTGTTTTCGTTAAGACGGAGGAGAAAAGATACCGTTAAAGTTTTTATTCGAGCTATTGAATTAGAAATGGCAAAGCAAGAGTGTGAGAAGCGAGCGAAGGGTAAGCGGATGCATCGTTGTAAGGTGCGGTATGTATGGGCAAGAGAGCGCGATGGTTCACACAACGACCACTATCATTTCGCGTTGGTTTTAAATAAGGATAGGTTTTACCGTTGGGGAAAGTTTGAGAATGTTGAGTGCGGTGATGGTTTATATAATATCATTGCCCGTGCCTGGGCGAAGGCAATCGGCCTGTGTAACAATCAAGCGATGGGGTTAGTGCATATCCCTGATAATAGTATTTACTACCTTCACGGACGTCCTGAGAGCTCTGAACGCGCTGAGCAGGAGTATAAAGATATATTCTATCGATTAAGCTATTTGGCCAAAAAAAGAACCAAGCGTCGCAACGAGGGGTTTCGTTGCTTTGGTTCTAGCACCAAGTAA
- a CDS encoding IS3 family transposase (programmed frameshift) yields the protein MTTSSNSSRKRTQRDYTLAFKLGVVERVEKGEMTYKQAQARFGIQGRSTVLVWLRKHGRLDWSKPFQHPLMPHSKETPAETIKRLERELAEEKLRNQILNGMVDIMDNEYGAGLRKKLLIRYIWQAKAKSKIKLASACRAAGVSRQGVYQAVARMESRRAELSIIKDWVQYWRKYMPRLGARKLYALVKPKLVEHGIKLGRDGFFSYLKSEGLLVRPKKSYTKTTCSKHWMKKHPNLLKEDGLHDAAHVLVSDITYVESDQGVHYLSLVTDASSRKIVGYHVSEDMKVDNVVKALKMAVKDKRYIGNAVHHSDRGSQYCSAVYQNALQESQIQSSMTDGYDCYQNALAERINGILKQEFLLYRCKTLAELKVLVKESIAIYNEMRPHLSLSMTTPNQVHNRKGQLLELA from the exons ATGACAACATCAAGTAACTCAAGCCGTAAGCGTACGCAACGTGATTACACCTTAGCCTTTAAATTAGGCGTTGTTGAGCGTGTTGAAAAAGGTGAAATGACCTACAAACAAGCGCAAGCCCGTTTTGGTATTCAGGGCCGCTCAACGGTGCTCGTCTGGCTCAGAAAACATGGTAGACTCGATTGGTCGAAACCATTTCAGCATCCCCTTATGCCACATTCAAAAGAAACCCCAGCCGAAACTATCAAGCGCCTTGAGCGTGAGTTAGCCGAAGAGAAACTGCGTAACCAAATCCTCAACGGTATGGTCGATATCATGGACAATGAGTACGGAGCCGGCCTCAGAAAAAAGT TACTTATCCGGTACATCTGGCAAGCCAAAGCCAAAAGCAAAATCAAGTTAGCGTCGGCATGTCGTGCCGCAGGCGTTTCTCGACAAGGTGTCTACCAAGCCGTTGCTCGAATGGAAAGCCGAAGAGCTGAACTATCAATCATCAAAGACTGGGTCCAATACTGGCGTAAATATATGCCGAGGTTAGGGGCGCGTAAGCTCTACGCGTTGGTAAAGCCCAAGCTAGTTGAACATGGCATTAAACTAGGGCGAGACGGGTTTTTTAGCTATCTGAAAAGTGAAGGTTTACTGGTTAGACCCAAGAAAAGCTACACAAAAACAACGTGTAGTAAGCACTGGATGAAGAAACATCCTAACCTGCTAAAAGAAGACGGACTACATGATGCTGCGCATGTACTGGTTAGCGACATAACTTATGTTGAATCAGACCAAGGTGTGCATTACCTGTCACTGGTGACCGATGCCAGTTCACGCAAGATAGTGGGTTATCACGTGAGCGAAGATATGAAAGTAGACAATGTAGTGAAAGCGCTGAAAATGGCCGTCAAAGATAAGCGCTATATCGGCAATGCGGTACATCACTCAGACCGAGGTTCGCAATACTGCTCAGCCGTTTATCAGAATGCGTTACAGGAGAGTCAAATCCAGTCGTCGATGACGGATGGTTATGATTGCTACCAAAACGCGTTAGCGGAAAGAATCAATGGCATACTGAAGCAGGAGTTTTTACTGTACCGGTGTAAGACACTGGCAGAGCTGAAAGTACTGGTAAAAGAATCGATAGCGATATACAACGAAATGAGACCGCACCTGAGTTTAAGTATGACAACCCCCAATCAGGTGCATAATAGAAAAGGCCAGCTACTGGAGCTGGCCTAA
- a CDS encoding SgrR family transcriptional regulator, giving the protein MEYSNNVKGMLGRGKEIKMVNERVLSSTHLQRLKQLEQHFGHDKAYDVDISFLADILHCSERNVSKLMASLDSRGVINWRPGSGRGRRSQLTVLKTFKVTLLSQLEIIARRGNINRAFQLATQFEQQNLFQEWLPYWSDSAKNELRKQNTLMYLVPYNLPEWRPHLAQSSRSIILIESLFDTLVKFDPEQQKIIPHVAHQFYYEDNKVVVRLRNDVTMHNGEPLTAELVKTNLEMRRDTPHPYQLLFRHLKSIETRGQWVIFHMCQFDPIFIHLLADSHTAIFDFNASAPIGSGPYQIERVETKRWSLIRNRRYFGLGGHIERAMFWSSDSTPDATVHVAEHPYFEDQLGKVEDIDHSGCTVLQFHHHSKGLSLKERAWIVHHCRKFIGENNMDAANSIMPTHQKKGFHLFNQEMSAPHRPIKIAVKDCHEMEVSPLLDALAAKGVAWQLLDKEQTDVIPDLSYDCYVFSDDLAFQYYEWLLSGEIFTLCLPEKSKQSLLTFINMLMQESDDSQDFLYKLYRAEDWLIQNYYYCPLWRNHFSVSRADNLYGTETSNMGVMSLVKMWLED; this is encoded by the coding sequence TTGGAATACAGCAACAATGTCAAAGGCATGCTTGGCAGAGGAAAAGAGATAAAAATGGTAAACGAAAGAGTTCTGTCTTCCACTCACTTACAGCGATTAAAACAGCTTGAGCAACATTTTGGCCATGATAAAGCCTATGATGTCGATATCTCTTTTCTCGCGGATATTTTGCATTGCTCAGAGAGAAATGTGAGCAAGCTAATGGCATCGCTGGACAGTAGAGGAGTTATAAACTGGCGACCTGGAAGCGGACGAGGGCGACGCTCTCAGCTTACCGTGTTGAAGACCTTCAAAGTAACCCTCTTATCCCAACTAGAGATCATCGCCCGTCGAGGCAATATCAATCGCGCTTTTCAGTTAGCAACGCAGTTTGAGCAACAAAACCTGTTTCAAGAGTGGCTTCCATATTGGTCAGACTCGGCAAAGAATGAGCTCAGAAAACAGAACACCTTAATGTATCTTGTCCCGTATAATCTGCCAGAGTGGCGACCGCACCTCGCACAATCCTCACGCTCCATTATTCTCATCGAGAGTTTGTTTGACACCTTAGTGAAGTTTGACCCCGAGCAACAGAAAATCATTCCTCATGTAGCACACCAGTTTTATTATGAAGATAACAAGGTAGTCGTTCGCCTCCGTAACGATGTCACCATGCACAACGGTGAGCCGCTGACGGCCGAGCTTGTAAAGACTAACCTGGAGATGCGACGTGATACCCCTCACCCCTACCAACTTCTATTTCGTCACTTGAAGAGCATTGAAACCCGCGGTCAATGGGTTATCTTTCATATGTGCCAATTCGACCCAATATTCATCCACTTATTAGCTGACTCACACACCGCTATTTTTGATTTCAATGCCTCTGCTCCCATAGGTAGCGGCCCTTATCAAATAGAGAGAGTTGAGACGAAAAGGTGGAGTTTGATCCGAAATCGCCGCTATTTTGGTTTAGGTGGACATATTGAGCGGGCTATGTTTTGGTCAAGTGACTCGACGCCAGACGCTACGGTGCATGTAGCTGAACACCCGTACTTTGAGGACCAGCTAGGAAAAGTTGAAGACATTGACCATAGTGGTTGTACCGTGCTGCAGTTTCATCACCATTCGAAGGGGCTATCCCTAAAGGAGCGTGCTTGGATTGTTCATCACTGTCGTAAGTTTATCGGTGAAAACAACATGGACGCGGCAAACAGCATCATGCCAACTCACCAGAAAAAAGGCTTTCATCTATTTAACCAAGAAATGTCAGCACCTCACAGACCGATTAAAATAGCAGTCAAAGACTGCCATGAAATGGAAGTGTCTCCCCTACTCGATGCCCTCGCCGCCAAAGGAGTAGCATGGCAACTGCTCGATAAAGAACAGACGGATGTTATCCCGGATTTATCGTACGACTGCTATGTTTTTAGCGATGACTTGGCCTTCCAGTATTATGAGTGGTTGTTATCAGGGGAAATATTTACTCTCTGCTTACCCGAAAAGTCTAAACAAAGCCTACTTACGTTCATCAATATGCTCATGCAAGAGAGCGATGATAGTCAAGACTTCCTATACAAGCTCTATCGAGCCGAGGACTGGTTGATACAAAACTACTACTACTGCCCATTATGGCGTAATCATTTTTCTGTCAGTCGTGCAGATAACCTTTATGGTACTGAAACAAGCAATATGGGGGTTATGTCCTTAGTGAAAATGTGGTTGGAGGATTAG
- a CDS encoding 6-phospho-alpha-glucosidase, giving the protein MMKKEFSVVIAGGGSTFTPGIVMMLLENQDRFPIRKLKFYDNFASRQETVAEACKILLQERAPQIEYSYTTDPEEAFTDVDFCMAHIRAGLYAMREQDEKIPLRHGCVGQETCGPGGMAYGLRSIPAVIELIDYMEKYSPNAWMLNYSNPAAIVAEACRVLRPNSKVLNICDMPIGIETRIAEILGYEDRKQFDVMYYGLNHFGWWKEFKDAKTGEDLMPRIKAYVKEHGYLPPSAMNGAQHTDESWKDTFIKVRDVYALDPETIPNTYLKYYLYPDYVVEHSDKVYTRANEVMDGREKEVFTECYRIIAAGTAKDTTIEVEEHASYIVDLATAIAFNTKERMLLIVPNNGAISNFDPTAMVEIPCIVDNTGAKPMQIGEIPEFQKGMMNQQVSVEKLVVQAHVEGSYQRLWQAFTLSATIPSASKAKEILDEMLEVNKEYWTELN; this is encoded by the coding sequence ATGATGAAAAAAGAATTCTCAGTTGTTATCGCAGGCGGCGGCTCAACCTTCACCCCGGGTATTGTCATGATGCTACTGGAAAACCAAGATCGTTTTCCGATCCGTAAACTGAAATTCTACGACAACTTTGCATCTCGGCAGGAAACCGTGGCTGAAGCATGCAAGATCTTACTACAAGAGCGGGCGCCTCAAATCGAGTATTCTTATACCACCGATCCAGAAGAAGCCTTTACGGATGTTGATTTTTGCATGGCGCATATTCGCGCTGGTCTTTACGCCATGCGAGAGCAAGATGAAAAAATCCCGCTTCGTCATGGCTGTGTGGGCCAAGAAACGTGTGGCCCAGGTGGTATGGCTTACGGTTTACGCTCCATTCCTGCCGTGATTGAGCTTATCGACTACATGGAAAAGTATTCACCAAATGCATGGATGCTTAATTACTCCAACCCGGCAGCAATTGTTGCTGAGGCTTGTCGAGTGCTACGGCCTAATTCGAAAGTGCTTAATATCTGTGACATGCCGATTGGGATAGAGACCCGTATCGCTGAAATCTTGGGCTATGAAGACCGTAAACAGTTTGATGTGATGTACTACGGCCTGAACCACTTTGGATGGTGGAAAGAGTTTAAAGATGCCAAAACCGGCGAAGATCTCATGCCTCGGATTAAAGCGTATGTGAAAGAACATGGTTACTTGCCACCTAGCGCGATGAACGGTGCTCAGCATACCGACGAATCATGGAAAGATACGTTTATCAAAGTGCGTGATGTGTATGCGCTGGACCCAGAAACGATTCCAAACACATATCTTAAGTATTATCTGTATCCTGATTATGTTGTGGAGCACTCCGACAAGGTATACACGCGGGCTAATGAGGTGATGGATGGACGCGAGAAAGAAGTCTTCACCGAATGCTATCGCATTATCGCAGCAGGGACAGCAAAGGACACCACCATTGAGGTTGAGGAACACGCATCGTATATCGTTGACTTAGCGACCGCGATTGCCTTTAACACCAAGGAAAGAATGCTACTTATCGTCCCTAACAACGGGGCTATTAGTAACTTTGATCCAACAGCGATGGTTGAAATCCCTTGTATTGTCGACAATACAGGTGCAAAACCAATGCAAATCGGTGAAATCCCTGAATTCCAAAAAGGCATGATGAACCAACAGGTATCAGTTGAAAAGCTTGTTGTTCAAGCTCACGTTGAGGGCTCTTACCAGCGACTATGGCAAGCATTTACTTTGTCAGCCACAATTCCAAGCGCTTCAAAAGCCAAAGAAATTTTGGATGAAATGCTGGAGGTCAACAAAGAGTATTGGACAGAGTTGAATTAA